Proteins from a genomic interval of Providencia stuartii:
- a CDS encoding Abi family protein: MMIAAKPHKEYAEQLSLLLERGMQISDHDRAIKKLTQVGYYRLSGFWYTARIIVTGDDGLSRRTDQFLSGTTFESAYDLYLFDKKLRLLMLDALERIEIHIRSVVAHEIGRLDPLAYRKTSFMNPRFTSEANNKFVQWLTALDGKIKASRDECIHWHIEQKKEIPFWVAVETWDFGQMSKYYSMLNGNLQKKITRRFGINNTRLFANWLNGLNILRNRCAHHSRIWNRKYVPLMIPQIAYFDSLISTSLQKERIYGLVCVIWYLVKRIAPNSNWLRQVADLIDSKPNMPGCSFNHMGLSSRGFPREAFGADLGFITASNEDNIS, translated from the coding sequence ATGATGATAGCTGCAAAACCACATAAGGAATATGCCGAGCAATTAAGCCTTTTACTTGAAAGGGGAATGCAGATTTCTGATCATGATCGAGCAATAAAAAAATTAACTCAAGTTGGTTATTATCGGCTATCAGGTTTTTGGTATACAGCTAGAATAATTGTTACTGGTGATGATGGCCTTTCACGCAGAACAGATCAGTTTCTATCAGGAACAACGTTTGAAAGCGCTTATGACCTCTATTTGTTTGATAAAAAGCTTCGCCTATTAATGCTAGATGCCTTAGAGCGTATAGAAATACATATTAGGTCAGTTGTCGCACATGAAATAGGCCGATTAGATCCTCTTGCGTACCGTAAAACCTCCTTTATGAATCCTCGATTTACTTCTGAGGCAAATAATAAATTTGTTCAATGGCTAACAGCTCTTGATGGAAAAATAAAAGCTAGTAGAGATGAGTGTATTCATTGGCATATTGAACAAAAAAAGGAAATTCCATTTTGGGTTGCGGTTGAAACATGGGATTTTGGGCAAATGTCGAAATATTACTCAATGCTCAATGGTAACTTACAAAAGAAAATCACTCGTCGATTCGGTATAAATAACACACGGCTATTTGCTAATTGGCTGAATGGACTTAATATATTACGAAATAGATGCGCACATCATTCGAGAATATGGAATCGTAAATATGTGCCTTTAATGATTCCGCAAATAGCTTATTTTGATTCACTGATCTCTACCAGTCTCCAAAAAGAACGAATCTATGGACTAGTTTGTGTAATCTGGTATTTAGTTAAACGCATTGCGCCAAACTCAAATTGGCTTCGACAAGTTGCTGACCTTATAGACTCTAAACCGAACATGCCAGGATGTAGCTTTAATCATATGGGATTATCTTCTAGAGGATTCCCTCGGGAAGCATTTGGCGCTGATTTAGGATTTATTACTGCAAGCAATGAGGATAATATATCTTAA